One Belonocnema kinseyi isolate 2016_QV_RU_SX_M_011 chromosome 6, B_treatae_v1, whole genome shotgun sequence genomic region harbors:
- the LOC117174622 gene encoding IQ motif and SEC7 domain-containing protein 1 isoform X4, whose protein sequence is MERPTHHTSLNQTHSGNVHNVYSSGNQTALSTSYITGQSYMQGQNYTLGPYPSSTVQVYPQSGYGQPQSYGAMVQGYGGQPQSGFQQACHKKGSVRNGYELSQDLLEKQIEMLERKYGGVKARNAALTIQRAFRRYTLLKKFAAITAMAKAEKRLSRKLQETSDRQGNMTDHERLPYHSQIYIHNQQAQGGVRPMPIRSMSLRERRHPDNSQCYAPMPRSQSGRCEVQISGHRVNAHQHNHNHNVHPGRHQNSLTPSPCARHQAPPSPCWESSSQESGSSIHYYNPQETLCGLRQDTPPRDPHRTPCTSPSTPHHLQTPHLQNWSNSSQMGSGGRNRSAKKVPPEVPKRTSSISSRSMEPRHNGLSKSVENGSLSSVQSSGSDSTNCESSEGDAQRGSPIWKHKGISGSPEHPDCGHTNDSNNMMNSVKELGHSHANSGYQHPLMDHTEAISQTGYKVSEQNRKRQYRVGLNLFNKKPERGITYLIRQGFLENSPQGVARFLITRKGLSKQMIGEYLGNLQNNFNMAVLECFSHELDLAGMQVDVALRKFQTYFRMPGEAQKIERLMEVFSQRYCQCNSDVVSRLRSADTIFVLAFAIIMLNTDLHTPNLKPERKMRMEDFIKNLRGIDDCGDIEKDILIGVYERVKANEFKPGSDHVTQVMKVQAGFVGKKPNMALPHRRLVCYCRLYEIPDIYKKERSGVHQREVFLFNDLLVVTKILGKKKGRPTYTFRQSFPLCGMIVTLFEVPHYLFGIKLSQRVDGKELITFNARNETDRYKFVEDLKESISEMDEMETLRIETELERQKSSRGTRGSAENRDSGVADVEVCPCPGSCSERSETTDMESQLKRSALSNSLLDIHEQFAGEKPQRRGSVGSLDSGMSISFQSTSASSMSQGIKHHGQVHPTHPGTTIPGGSKGLAQQPSFLGGLFNKRERKLSQTEDTGPYSRTTEV, encoded by the exons ATGGAGAGGCCAACGCACCATACGAGTCTGAATCAGACTCACAGCGGAAATGTGCACAATGTATATTCCTCCGGAAATCAAACGGCCCTCTCAACATCGTACATAACAGGCCAGTCGTATATGCAGGGGCAAAATTATACCCTGGGCCCTTATCCTTCATCCACGGTGCAGGTGTATCCACAATCGGGATACGGACAACCCCAAAGTTATGGAGCAATGGTCCAGGGTTATGGAGGACAACCCCAGTCTGGATTCCAGCAGGCTTGTCATAAAAAGGGATCGGTCCGCAATGG GTACGAATTGTCCCAGGATTTGCTGGAAAAGCAAATCGAGATGCTGGAGAGAAAATACGGCGGAGTGAAGGCGAGAAATGCGGCTCTGACGATCCAGAGGGCTTTCCGAAGGTACACCCTTCTAAAAAAATTCGCAGCAATCACAGCAATGGCCAAGGCGGAGAAGAGATTGAGCCGGAAGTTGCAGGAGACTTCGGATCGTCAAGGAAATATGACCGATCATGAGAGGCTGCCTTATCATAGTCAGATTTATATTCACAATCAGCAAGCTCAAGGTGGAGTTCGACCAATGCCCATCAGAAGTATGTCTCTGCGGGAACGGAGGCATCCTGACAATTCCCAATGTTATGCACCAATGCCAAGGAGCCAAAGTGGAAGATGTGAAGTGCAAATTTCAGGTCACAGGGTCAATGCTCATCAGCACAATCACAATCATAATGTTCATCCAGGTCGTCATCAAAATTCCTTGACGCCCAGCCCTTGTGCAAGGCACCAAGCGCCGCCAAGTCCATGTTGGGAATCCAGCTCTCAAGAAAGTGGATCCAGTATTCATTATTATAATCCACAA GAAACCTTGTGTGGATTGAGACAGGATACTCCGCCCAGGGATCCACACAGGACTCCCTGCACTTCACCATCCACACCTCACCATCTGCAAACACCGCACTTGCAAAACTGGAGCAATTCATCCCAGATGGGTTCTGGAGGAAGAAATAGGTCTGCGAAAAAAGTACCTCCGGAGGTTCCGAAGAGAACTTCTTCGATATCATCAAGATCCATGGAACCAAGGCACAATGGACTCAGCAAAAGTGTGGAAAATGGAAGTCTCAGCTCTGTTCAAAGCTCCGGCAGCGACTCCACTAATTGCGAAAGCTCGGAAGGAGACGCACAGAGAGGATCGCCGATTTGGAAGCATAAAGGCATT TCGGGCTCGCCCGAACACCCAGACTGTGGTCACACGAACGACAGTAATAACATGATGAATAGCGTCAAGGAGTTGGGTCACTCCCATGCGAATTCCGGATACCAACACCCGCTCATGGACCACACCGAGGCGATATCGCAAACTGGCTACAAAGTTTCAGAACAGAACAGAAAACGGCAATACAGGGTGGGGCTCAATCTCTTCAATAAGAAACCTGAGCGGGGCATCACCTATCTGATTAGGCAAGGCTTTCTGGAAAATAGTCCGCAGGGAGTCGCTCGATTTCTGATCACGAGGAAGGGACTCTCGAAGCAGATGATTGGAGAGTATCTGgggaatttacaaaataatttcaacatgGCTGTTCTAGA atGCTTCTCGCACGAGTTGGATCTTGCCGGAATGCAGGTGGACGTGGCATTGCGAAAGTTCCAAACCTATTTCAGAATGCCAGGTGAGGCTCAGAAGATCGAGCGGTTGATGGAAGTATTTAGTCAACGATACTGCCAGTGCAACTCGGACGTGGTCTCGAGGTTGCGATCAGCGGACACAATTTTCGTCCTGGCATTCGCGATCATCATGCTCAACACGGATCTGCACACGCCGAACCTGAAACCCGAGCGCAAAATGAGGATGGAGGACTTCATCAAGAATCTGCGAGGCATCGACGATTGCGGCGACATCGAGAAAGACATCCTAATCGGGGTCTACGAGAGAGTCAAGGCAAACGAATTTAAACCCGGCTCCGATCACGTAACTCAGGTGATGAAAGTCCAAGCTGGTTTCGTTGGGAAGAAGCCTAATATGGCCCTTCCACACCGAAGATTGGTATGCTACTGCAGACTCTACGAAATTCCGGACATCTACAAAAAGGAGCGATCTGGTGTTCACCAGAGAGAGGTCTTCTTGTTCAATGACTTGTTGGTCGTGACGAAAATTTTAGGCAAGAAAAAAGGCCGGCCAACGTACACCTTCAGGCAGAGCTTTCCACTTTGTGGAATGATTGTCACACTCTTCGAAGTTCCTC attatctttttggtataaaactttCGCAGCGTGTCGATGGAAAAGAACTAATCACATTCAATGCCCGTAACGAGACGGACCGGTACAAGTTTGTTGAGGATTTGAAAGAGTCGATTAGCGAGATGGACGAAATGGAGACTTTGAGAATCGAAACCGAATTGGAGCGACAAAAGAGCAGCAGAGGGACGAGAGGCAGCGCGGAGAATCGGGATTCTGGCGTCGCCGATGTGGAAGTTTGTCCTTGTCCCGGTTCCTGTTCAGAGAGATCAGAGACGACCGATATGGAGAGTCAGTTAAAGCGATCTGCTCTCAGTAATTCCCTTTTGGACATTCACGAACAAT TTGCCGGAGAGAAGCCACAACGTCGTGGAAGCGTGGGTTCGTTGGACAGCGGTATGTCAATTTCATTTCAATCTACTTCCGCCAGCTCGATGAGTCAAGGCATTAAACACCACGGACAAGTTCACCCCACTCACCCGGGAACTACAATTCCTGGGGGTAGTAAGGGCTTAGCTCAACAGCCATCTTTTTTAGGGGGCTTGTTCAATAAGCGAGAACGAAAACTGTCGCAAACGGAGGACACTGGCCCCTACAGCCGCACCACAGAAGTCTAG
- the LOC117174622 gene encoding IQ motif and SEC7 domain-containing protein 1 isoform X1 — protein sequence MSALSVGDPGGLVDPDVESIIEEKNQVISRQYAEIERLQRELSDVIGERDALLCEVSKFKFELDMADLKRLHVDSFPQKMERPTHHTSLNQTHSGNVHNVYSSGNQTALSTSYITGQSYMQGQNYTLGPYPSSTVQVYPQSGYGQPQSYGAMVQGYGGQPQSGFQQACHKKGSVRNGYELSQDLLEKQIEMLERKYGGVKARNAALTIQRAFRRYTLLKKFAAITAMAKAEKRLSRKLQETSDRQGNMTDHERLPYHSQIYIHNQQAQGGVRPMPIRSMSLRERRHPDNSQCYAPMPRSQSGRCEVQISGHRVNAHQHNHNHNVHPGRHQNSLTPSPCARHQAPPSPCWESSSQESGSSIHYYNPQETLCGLRQDTPPRDPHRTPCTSPSTPHHLQTPHLQNWSNSSQMGSGGRNRSAKKVPPEVPKRTSSISSRSMEPRHNGLSKSVENGSLSSVQSSGSDSTNCESSEGDAQRGSPIWKHKGISGSPEHPDCGHTNDSNNMMNSVKELGHSHANSGYQHPLMDHTEAISQTGYKVSEQNRKRQYRVGLNLFNKKPERGITYLIRQGFLENSPQGVARFLITRKGLSKQMIGEYLGNLQNNFNMAVLECFSHELDLAGMQVDVALRKFQTYFRMPGEAQKIERLMEVFSQRYCQCNSDVVSRLRSADTIFVLAFAIIMLNTDLHTPNLKPERKMRMEDFIKNLRGIDDCGDIEKDILIGVYERVKANEFKPGSDHVTQVMKVQAGFVGKKPNMALPHRRLVCYCRLYEIPDIYKKERSGVHQREVFLFNDLLVVTKILGKKKGRPTYTFRQSFPLCGMIVTLFEVPHYLFGIKLSQRVDGKELITFNARNETDRYKFVEDLKESISEMDEMETLRIETELERQKSSRGTRGSAENRDSGVADVEVCPCPGSCSERSETTDMESQLKRSALSNSLLDIHEQFAGEKPQRRGSVGSLDSGMSISFQSTSASSMSQGIKHHGQVHPTHPGTTIPGGSKGLAQQPSFLGGLFNKRERKLSQTEDTGPYSRTTEV from the exons TTTCCCACAGAAGATGGAGAGGCCAACGCACCATACGAGTCTGAATCAGACTCACAGCGGAAATGTGCACAATGTATATTCCTCCGGAAATCAAACGGCCCTCTCAACATCGTACATAACAGGCCAGTCGTATATGCAGGGGCAAAATTATACCCTGGGCCCTTATCCTTCATCCACGGTGCAGGTGTATCCACAATCGGGATACGGACAACCCCAAAGTTATGGAGCAATGGTCCAGGGTTATGGAGGACAACCCCAGTCTGGATTCCAGCAGGCTTGTCATAAAAAGGGATCGGTCCGCAATGG GTACGAATTGTCCCAGGATTTGCTGGAAAAGCAAATCGAGATGCTGGAGAGAAAATACGGCGGAGTGAAGGCGAGAAATGCGGCTCTGACGATCCAGAGGGCTTTCCGAAGGTACACCCTTCTAAAAAAATTCGCAGCAATCACAGCAATGGCCAAGGCGGAGAAGAGATTGAGCCGGAAGTTGCAGGAGACTTCGGATCGTCAAGGAAATATGACCGATCATGAGAGGCTGCCTTATCATAGTCAGATTTATATTCACAATCAGCAAGCTCAAGGTGGAGTTCGACCAATGCCCATCAGAAGTATGTCTCTGCGGGAACGGAGGCATCCTGACAATTCCCAATGTTATGCACCAATGCCAAGGAGCCAAAGTGGAAGATGTGAAGTGCAAATTTCAGGTCACAGGGTCAATGCTCATCAGCACAATCACAATCATAATGTTCATCCAGGTCGTCATCAAAATTCCTTGACGCCCAGCCCTTGTGCAAGGCACCAAGCGCCGCCAAGTCCATGTTGGGAATCCAGCTCTCAAGAAAGTGGATCCAGTATTCATTATTATAATCCACAA GAAACCTTGTGTGGATTGAGACAGGATACTCCGCCCAGGGATCCACACAGGACTCCCTGCACTTCACCATCCACACCTCACCATCTGCAAACACCGCACTTGCAAAACTGGAGCAATTCATCCCAGATGGGTTCTGGAGGAAGAAATAGGTCTGCGAAAAAAGTACCTCCGGAGGTTCCGAAGAGAACTTCTTCGATATCATCAAGATCCATGGAACCAAGGCACAATGGACTCAGCAAAAGTGTGGAAAATGGAAGTCTCAGCTCTGTTCAAAGCTCCGGCAGCGACTCCACTAATTGCGAAAGCTCGGAAGGAGACGCACAGAGAGGATCGCCGATTTGGAAGCATAAAGGCATT TCGGGCTCGCCCGAACACCCAGACTGTGGTCACACGAACGACAGTAATAACATGATGAATAGCGTCAAGGAGTTGGGTCACTCCCATGCGAATTCCGGATACCAACACCCGCTCATGGACCACACCGAGGCGATATCGCAAACTGGCTACAAAGTTTCAGAACAGAACAGAAAACGGCAATACAGGGTGGGGCTCAATCTCTTCAATAAGAAACCTGAGCGGGGCATCACCTATCTGATTAGGCAAGGCTTTCTGGAAAATAGTCCGCAGGGAGTCGCTCGATTTCTGATCACGAGGAAGGGACTCTCGAAGCAGATGATTGGAGAGTATCTGgggaatttacaaaataatttcaacatgGCTGTTCTAGA atGCTTCTCGCACGAGTTGGATCTTGCCGGAATGCAGGTGGACGTGGCATTGCGAAAGTTCCAAACCTATTTCAGAATGCCAGGTGAGGCTCAGAAGATCGAGCGGTTGATGGAAGTATTTAGTCAACGATACTGCCAGTGCAACTCGGACGTGGTCTCGAGGTTGCGATCAGCGGACACAATTTTCGTCCTGGCATTCGCGATCATCATGCTCAACACGGATCTGCACACGCCGAACCTGAAACCCGAGCGCAAAATGAGGATGGAGGACTTCATCAAGAATCTGCGAGGCATCGACGATTGCGGCGACATCGAGAAAGACATCCTAATCGGGGTCTACGAGAGAGTCAAGGCAAACGAATTTAAACCCGGCTCCGATCACGTAACTCAGGTGATGAAAGTCCAAGCTGGTTTCGTTGGGAAGAAGCCTAATATGGCCCTTCCACACCGAAGATTGGTATGCTACTGCAGACTCTACGAAATTCCGGACATCTACAAAAAGGAGCGATCTGGTGTTCACCAGAGAGAGGTCTTCTTGTTCAATGACTTGTTGGTCGTGACGAAAATTTTAGGCAAGAAAAAAGGCCGGCCAACGTACACCTTCAGGCAGAGCTTTCCACTTTGTGGAATGATTGTCACACTCTTCGAAGTTCCTC attatctttttggtataaaactttCGCAGCGTGTCGATGGAAAAGAACTAATCACATTCAATGCCCGTAACGAGACGGACCGGTACAAGTTTGTTGAGGATTTGAAAGAGTCGATTAGCGAGATGGACGAAATGGAGACTTTGAGAATCGAAACCGAATTGGAGCGACAAAAGAGCAGCAGAGGGACGAGAGGCAGCGCGGAGAATCGGGATTCTGGCGTCGCCGATGTGGAAGTTTGTCCTTGTCCCGGTTCCTGTTCAGAGAGATCAGAGACGACCGATATGGAGAGTCAGTTAAAGCGATCTGCTCTCAGTAATTCCCTTTTGGACATTCACGAACAAT TTGCCGGAGAGAAGCCACAACGTCGTGGAAGCGTGGGTTCGTTGGACAGCGGTATGTCAATTTCATTTCAATCTACTTCCGCCAGCTCGATGAGTCAAGGCATTAAACACCACGGACAAGTTCACCCCACTCACCCGGGAACTACAATTCCTGGGGGTAGTAAGGGCTTAGCTCAACAGCCATCTTTTTTAGGGGGCTTGTTCAATAAGCGAGAACGAAAACTGTCGCAAACGGAGGACACTGGCCCCTACAGCCGCACCACAGAAGTCTAG
- the LOC117174622 gene encoding IQ motif and SEC7 domain-containing protein 1 isoform X2: MFGVTMMEPRERMVACTLPPAHHQQHHYRQVIRTTKVHHSSRCTRVVTVQEKVIRSRLQLGYSTPTSFINRFPQKMERPTHHTSLNQTHSGNVHNVYSSGNQTALSTSYITGQSYMQGQNYTLGPYPSSTVQVYPQSGYGQPQSYGAMVQGYGGQPQSGFQQACHKKGSVRNGYELSQDLLEKQIEMLERKYGGVKARNAALTIQRAFRRYTLLKKFAAITAMAKAEKRLSRKLQETSDRQGNMTDHERLPYHSQIYIHNQQAQGGVRPMPIRSMSLRERRHPDNSQCYAPMPRSQSGRCEVQISGHRVNAHQHNHNHNVHPGRHQNSLTPSPCARHQAPPSPCWESSSQESGSSIHYYNPQETLCGLRQDTPPRDPHRTPCTSPSTPHHLQTPHLQNWSNSSQMGSGGRNRSAKKVPPEVPKRTSSISSRSMEPRHNGLSKSVENGSLSSVQSSGSDSTNCESSEGDAQRGSPIWKHKGISGSPEHPDCGHTNDSNNMMNSVKELGHSHANSGYQHPLMDHTEAISQTGYKVSEQNRKRQYRVGLNLFNKKPERGITYLIRQGFLENSPQGVARFLITRKGLSKQMIGEYLGNLQNNFNMAVLECFSHELDLAGMQVDVALRKFQTYFRMPGEAQKIERLMEVFSQRYCQCNSDVVSRLRSADTIFVLAFAIIMLNTDLHTPNLKPERKMRMEDFIKNLRGIDDCGDIEKDILIGVYERVKANEFKPGSDHVTQVMKVQAGFVGKKPNMALPHRRLVCYCRLYEIPDIYKKERSGVHQREVFLFNDLLVVTKILGKKKGRPTYTFRQSFPLCGMIVTLFEVPHYLFGIKLSQRVDGKELITFNARNETDRYKFVEDLKESISEMDEMETLRIETELERQKSSRGTRGSAENRDSGVADVEVCPCPGSCSERSETTDMESQLKRSALSNSLLDIHEQFAGEKPQRRGSVGSLDSGMSISFQSTSASSMSQGIKHHGQVHPTHPGTTIPGGSKGLAQQPSFLGGLFNKRERKLSQTEDTGPYSRTTEV, encoded by the exons TTTCCCACAGAAGATGGAGAGGCCAACGCACCATACGAGTCTGAATCAGACTCACAGCGGAAATGTGCACAATGTATATTCCTCCGGAAATCAAACGGCCCTCTCAACATCGTACATAACAGGCCAGTCGTATATGCAGGGGCAAAATTATACCCTGGGCCCTTATCCTTCATCCACGGTGCAGGTGTATCCACAATCGGGATACGGACAACCCCAAAGTTATGGAGCAATGGTCCAGGGTTATGGAGGACAACCCCAGTCTGGATTCCAGCAGGCTTGTCATAAAAAGGGATCGGTCCGCAATGG GTACGAATTGTCCCAGGATTTGCTGGAAAAGCAAATCGAGATGCTGGAGAGAAAATACGGCGGAGTGAAGGCGAGAAATGCGGCTCTGACGATCCAGAGGGCTTTCCGAAGGTACACCCTTCTAAAAAAATTCGCAGCAATCACAGCAATGGCCAAGGCGGAGAAGAGATTGAGCCGGAAGTTGCAGGAGACTTCGGATCGTCAAGGAAATATGACCGATCATGAGAGGCTGCCTTATCATAGTCAGATTTATATTCACAATCAGCAAGCTCAAGGTGGAGTTCGACCAATGCCCATCAGAAGTATGTCTCTGCGGGAACGGAGGCATCCTGACAATTCCCAATGTTATGCACCAATGCCAAGGAGCCAAAGTGGAAGATGTGAAGTGCAAATTTCAGGTCACAGGGTCAATGCTCATCAGCACAATCACAATCATAATGTTCATCCAGGTCGTCATCAAAATTCCTTGACGCCCAGCCCTTGTGCAAGGCACCAAGCGCCGCCAAGTCCATGTTGGGAATCCAGCTCTCAAGAAAGTGGATCCAGTATTCATTATTATAATCCACAA GAAACCTTGTGTGGATTGAGACAGGATACTCCGCCCAGGGATCCACACAGGACTCCCTGCACTTCACCATCCACACCTCACCATCTGCAAACACCGCACTTGCAAAACTGGAGCAATTCATCCCAGATGGGTTCTGGAGGAAGAAATAGGTCTGCGAAAAAAGTACCTCCGGAGGTTCCGAAGAGAACTTCTTCGATATCATCAAGATCCATGGAACCAAGGCACAATGGACTCAGCAAAAGTGTGGAAAATGGAAGTCTCAGCTCTGTTCAAAGCTCCGGCAGCGACTCCACTAATTGCGAAAGCTCGGAAGGAGACGCACAGAGAGGATCGCCGATTTGGAAGCATAAAGGCATT TCGGGCTCGCCCGAACACCCAGACTGTGGTCACACGAACGACAGTAATAACATGATGAATAGCGTCAAGGAGTTGGGTCACTCCCATGCGAATTCCGGATACCAACACCCGCTCATGGACCACACCGAGGCGATATCGCAAACTGGCTACAAAGTTTCAGAACAGAACAGAAAACGGCAATACAGGGTGGGGCTCAATCTCTTCAATAAGAAACCTGAGCGGGGCATCACCTATCTGATTAGGCAAGGCTTTCTGGAAAATAGTCCGCAGGGAGTCGCTCGATTTCTGATCACGAGGAAGGGACTCTCGAAGCAGATGATTGGAGAGTATCTGgggaatttacaaaataatttcaacatgGCTGTTCTAGA atGCTTCTCGCACGAGTTGGATCTTGCCGGAATGCAGGTGGACGTGGCATTGCGAAAGTTCCAAACCTATTTCAGAATGCCAGGTGAGGCTCAGAAGATCGAGCGGTTGATGGAAGTATTTAGTCAACGATACTGCCAGTGCAACTCGGACGTGGTCTCGAGGTTGCGATCAGCGGACACAATTTTCGTCCTGGCATTCGCGATCATCATGCTCAACACGGATCTGCACACGCCGAACCTGAAACCCGAGCGCAAAATGAGGATGGAGGACTTCATCAAGAATCTGCGAGGCATCGACGATTGCGGCGACATCGAGAAAGACATCCTAATCGGGGTCTACGAGAGAGTCAAGGCAAACGAATTTAAACCCGGCTCCGATCACGTAACTCAGGTGATGAAAGTCCAAGCTGGTTTCGTTGGGAAGAAGCCTAATATGGCCCTTCCACACCGAAGATTGGTATGCTACTGCAGACTCTACGAAATTCCGGACATCTACAAAAAGGAGCGATCTGGTGTTCACCAGAGAGAGGTCTTCTTGTTCAATGACTTGTTGGTCGTGACGAAAATTTTAGGCAAGAAAAAAGGCCGGCCAACGTACACCTTCAGGCAGAGCTTTCCACTTTGTGGAATGATTGTCACACTCTTCGAAGTTCCTC attatctttttggtataaaactttCGCAGCGTGTCGATGGAAAAGAACTAATCACATTCAATGCCCGTAACGAGACGGACCGGTACAAGTTTGTTGAGGATTTGAAAGAGTCGATTAGCGAGATGGACGAAATGGAGACTTTGAGAATCGAAACCGAATTGGAGCGACAAAAGAGCAGCAGAGGGACGAGAGGCAGCGCGGAGAATCGGGATTCTGGCGTCGCCGATGTGGAAGTTTGTCCTTGTCCCGGTTCCTGTTCAGAGAGATCAGAGACGACCGATATGGAGAGTCAGTTAAAGCGATCTGCTCTCAGTAATTCCCTTTTGGACATTCACGAACAAT TTGCCGGAGAGAAGCCACAACGTCGTGGAAGCGTGGGTTCGTTGGACAGCGGTATGTCAATTTCATTTCAATCTACTTCCGCCAGCTCGATGAGTCAAGGCATTAAACACCACGGACAAGTTCACCCCACTCACCCGGGAACTACAATTCCTGGGGGTAGTAAGGGCTTAGCTCAACAGCCATCTTTTTTAGGGGGCTTGTTCAATAAGCGAGAACGAAAACTGTCGCAAACGGAGGACACTGGCCCCTACAGCCGCACCACAGAAGTCTAG